Part of the Methylorubrum populi genome is shown below.
CATTCTGGGCACCGCCCGAGTCGGGCGTTGCCTTCTCTCGTGTGGCGTATGCGTACGCATCCCCTCCGGTCCGCCGGCTTGGATGCGAGGAGACACGGTGATGCACCTCGACGGCAGCATGTCGGACGGCGATGGCGGAAACGGCAGGGGGAACGTGGATTTTCCCGCGGCCTGGACGCGGGTGAAGCGGCGGCTACGGGCGGAGCTTGGCGAGGACGTGTTCGCCAGCTGGTTCGCCCGCCTCGAGCTGGAAGATGTGCAGGGCGGCGTCGCTCGCCTCACGGTGCCGACCCGGTTCCTCAAGAGCTGGATCGAATCGCACTATCTCGATCGTGTGCTGACGACCTTCCGGGCCGAGGCCGACGACGTGAGTCGCATCGAGGTCGGCGTGCGCGGCCCGTCCGCAACGGCCCGCCCGAGTGCCGGCGCCCCGGCGAAGTCGAACCCGACCAGCGGTCCCCTGACGCGCCTTCACGCCATGGCGACACCGGCCGCCCTCCAGGGGCCCGGTCCTCTGGTCGAGACCGAGATCACGTCGCCCCGCGGCGATTCGGCCGCGGTCGACCTGAACGGTGCGCCGCTCGATGCACGGCTCACCTTCGCGAACTTCGTCGTGGGCCGGTCCAACGCGCTCGCCCACGCCGCGGCGGAGCGGATCGCCCGCAGCGACGGCGACGGTTCGCTCTATAATCCGCTCTATGTCCATGCAGGCGTCGGACTCGGTAAGACGCACCTGCTCCATGCCGCCGGCCACGCCGCCCGCGAGGCGGGACGACGGGTGATCTACCTCACCGCCGACCGCTTCATGTACGGCTTCGTCAACGCCTTGAAAACGCAGAGTGCGCTGGCCTTCAAGGAGCGCCTGCGGGCGATCGACCTGCTCATCCTCGACGACGTGCAGTTCATCCAGGGCAAGTCGATCCAGACCGAGTTCGGCCACACCCTCAACGCTCTGATCGATTCCGGACGTCAGGTCGTCGTCGCCTCCGACCGTCCGCCGACGGAGCTGGAGGCGCTCGACGAGCGCGTGCGCTCGCGCCTCGCCGGCGGCCTCGTCGTCGAGATCGGTGGGCTCGACGAGGGCCTGCGTGCCTCGATCCTCTCCGCACGGCTCGATGCCGTGCGGCAGAGCCACCCGAATTTCGAGGTTTCTCCCGCGGTCTCGGCCTACGTCGCCCGAGCGATCACCGCGAACGGCCGCGACCTCGAAGGCGCGGTGAACCGGCTCCTGGCCCATGCCACGCTGACCGGCGCTCCGGTCACCGTCGAGACCGCCGAGACCGCGATTCGCGACCTCGTGAAAAATCGTGAGCCCAAGCGGGTGAAGATCGAGGACATCCAGAAGCTGGTGGCCTCGCGCTACAACGTCTCGCGCTCCGATATCCTGTCCGAGCGCCGCACCGCCGCCGTGGTGAAGCCGCGCCAGATCGCGATGTATCTGTCGAAGGTGCTCACCCTGCGCTCTCTCCCCGAAATCGGCCGCCGCTTCGGCGGGCGCGATCACACCACCGTGCTGCACGCCGTGCGCAAGATCGAGAAGCAGATCGGCGAGGACGCCGTGCTCGGCGACGAGGTCGAGCTGCTCAAGCGCATGCTCCAGGATTGAGCGCCGAAGCCGAGGGCGGAGCCGGGTGCATCCCGGCTTCGCCCTCACGATTGCGGCCGACCGCATCTTCCGATGCCGGGGCTGGCCTTGCTCGGATCGAAGCACTCCTTCGGTCTTCGCCCCCGCGCGAGGCGGGACAGCGCGGACGGCGCCCTTGCCTTCGCGGGGGCGCTTCGCCAAGCTGCCGGGCCCGTTCCGCTACGGAGCGCTTCGCGAAACGCCCGGTCACCGACCAGCCCTCCGGCCGCGATGGCGGGAAGGGCGCTTCGAGGGAGAGGCTCCGTTATCCGGCCTGACCGATGGCGGACGGGCCGATTGTTCAAGAGACGACGGGTTTTCCGATGAGAGTCACAGTCGAGCGCGCGGCCCTCCTGAGATCGCTCGGCCACGTCCACCGGGTGGTGGAGCGGCGCAACACGATCCCGATCCTCTCCAACGTCCTTCTGCGCACCGGCGAGAACGGCCTGCAGCTGAAGGCGACCGATCTCGACATCGAGGTGACCGAGACCGTCGCCGCGGACGTGCTCGATGCCGGTGCCACCACCGTCCCGGCCCACGTCATCTACGACATCGTGCGCAAGCTGCCGGAGGGCGCGCAGGTCTCGCTGGAGACCTCCGGCGAGACGGGTCAGATGACGATCCGCTCCGGCCGCTCGCGCTTCGCCCTGGGCGCCCTGCCCGAGGGCGACTTCCCCGATCTCGCCGCGGGCGAGCTGCCGCATTCCTTCGCCATTCCCGCGGCCGAGTTGAAGCAGCTCATCGAGAAGACGCAATTCGCGATCTCGACGGAGGAGACGCGCTACTATCTCAACGGCATCTATTTCCACACCGTCGAGGTCGAGGGTTCGCTGAAGCTGCGCGCGGTGGCGACCGACGGGCACCGGCTCGCACGGGTCGAGACCGACGCGCCCGAGGGCAGCCGCGGCATGCCGGGTGTCATCGTGCCGCGCAAGGCGGTAGCCGAGATCCAGAAGCTCGTGGACGATGGCGGCGAGAGCGTGCAGGTCGAGCTGTCGCCGGCCAAGATTCGGCTGACCTTCGCCGGGGGCGTGACCCTGATCTCGAAGCTGATCGACGGCACCTTCCCCGACTACCAACGGGTGATTCCGACCGGCAACGACAAGCGCCTCACCGTGGAACGCGATGCCTTCGCCAAGGCGGTGGACCGCGTCTCGACGATTTCGTCCGAGCGGGGCCGCGCGGTGAAGCTCGCCATGGGCGACGGACGGCTCGCGCTCTCGGTGACGAACCCGGATGCCGGCTCGGCGACCGAGGAGCTCGATGTCGATTACGAGGCCTCCGCCCTCGATATCGGCTTCAATGCCCGCTACCTCCTCGATATCACCGCCCAGCTCCAGGGCGACACGGCGCTGTTCAAGCTCGCCGATCCCGGCTCGCCGACGCTGATCCAGGATCGCGACGGAGCGCCCGCCCTCTACGTTCTGATGCCGATGCGCGTGTGAGTCCGCTTCCGGCTCCGGCCGGATCGGATATATCGCTCGGATGGACACCCTGCCGGGAGGCACACGCCTCACCCGACTGATCGCCCGCGATTTCCGCAACCACACCGATCTCGATCTGGCCACGACGCGCCGCTTCGTGGCTTTGGTCGGCGAGAACGGCGCGGGAAAGACCAACATCCTCGAGGCCGTCTCGCTGTTCTGCCCCGGCCGCGGCCTGCGCCGGGCGGATCTCGCGACCATGGCGCGGGTCGGCGGGCCGGGCGGCTTCGCCGTCTCGGCCACACTGGAGACGGCGGAGGCCGAGCACCGGCTCGGCTCCGGCTACGAGCCGCCGGGCTATGACGGGCGTGGCAGCCGCGTCTGCCGTATCGATGGGGCGCCCGCCCCCTCCCCCGTCGCCTTTTCGGAATTCCTGCGGATCGTCTGGCTCACGCCGGATTTCGACGGGCTCTTCCGCGGCGCGGCCGGCGACCGTCGCCGCTTCCTCGACCGGCTGGTGTTGGCCGTCGATGCCGGCCACGGCGCCCGCGTCTCGGCGATGGAGCGGGCCCTGCGTTCGCGCAACCGCCTGCTTGACGAGCGGCCGGACGACGGCCGCTGGCTCGACGCGATCGAGCGCGAGGTGGCCGAACTCGGCGTCGCCGTGGCGCTGGCTCGCCGCGAGACCGTGGAGCGCCTCGACCGGCTGATCGCCGAGACGCGGGACGATGCCGCACCGTTCCCCTGGGCCTCCATCCGCTTGGAGGGCGATCTCGACGACCTCGTCGCGGTTTGGCCGGCACTGGAGGCGGAGGACCGCTTCCGCCGGTCGCTGATGCAGGGCCGCCATCGCGACCGGGCGGCGGGCCGCACCCTGATCGGGCCGCAGACCACCGACCTTCTGGTGCGCCACGGCCCCAAGGACGTGCCGGCGGCCACCGCCTCGACCGGCGAGCAGAAGGCGCTGCTGATCGGCCTCGTTCTGGCCCATGCCCGCCTCGTGCGGGCGATGAGCGGGCTCACCCCCCTCATTCTCCTCGATGAGGTCGCCGCCCATCTCGATCCGCGCCGCCGCGGCGGGCTGTTCGATGCCCTCGAAGCGCTGGAGGGTCAGGTCTGGATGACGGGGGCCGACCCGGCCCTGTTCGCCGAATTGGAGGGGCGCGCCGATCTGATCGGGGTCGCGGACGGGCGGATCCTGCGAACGTCGACCTGAGGCTCAAGCCGTCGCGGAGACGATGTCGGTCTGCGAAAAATCATTGCCGATGAAGAGGAGCGGAACGTTGCGCGTGCTCGCGCAGGCGTAGGCGAAGCAGTCGCCGAGATTGAGTTGGGCCCGGTGGCCCTGGCCTTTGCCGTAGCGCGCGTAAGCCGCGATGGCTGCGGTTGCTTCCCGGCCCGTGATCGCGACCTCCTCGATATCTGCGCTTTCAAGCAACTGCCGCACGAGATGTTCGGCCTGCGCGACCGTTCCCGTGCCGAGGCGGCGCAGCGCCATGACAGTCTCCAAGACGGCCACCGCCGACGTGTATCTCGTCCGTGCCTCTTCGAGCCGTACCGTCAGCGCCTCCGCTTCAGGCTCGCGCGCGATGATGGCGACCATCGCGGAAGCATCGACGAACATCAGGGTTCGCCGTTGATCTCGTCGAAGAATGCCTTGTCGGCTTTCATGCCCGTCTTCGGCCAACGCGCGAAGGCATCCTGGATCGGCCTGATGCGATCGGCCAGCGGCAGGGACGATTCTCGGCGTTGCAGTTCGTTCGCAAGCGCCATACGCACCGCTTCGGTCTTGCTCACGCGAGCCTGCGATGCCAGCTTTTCGGCGAGGCGGTTCACCTCCTCGCTGCGGATGTTCAGGGGCATGGCGGCCTCACTGTGTAGACGCCCGCAAGCTATTGCCTACACGCCTCATCCGCAAGCTGGATAGAGGCTTCGTTCAGCCTCTCGCCTTCGCAAGTGACCCGATGACAGCTCGCCTCGACGAGGCCCGTGCCGCGCTGAAGAAGACCTTCGGCTACGACGACTTCCGCCCCGGTCAGGACGAGGTGATCGGCGCCGTGCTCGACGGCGCCGACGTGTTCGCGGTGATGCCGACGGGCTCGGGCAAGTCGATGACCTACCAGTTGCCCGCCCTGGTCGATGCCGGGCTGACGGTGGTCGTTTCGCCCCTGATCGCGCTGATGCACGATCAGGTGCAACAGATGCACGCCTTCGGCATCGAGGCCGCGACCCTCAACTCGACCGTGGCGGAAGCGACCTCGCGGGAGACGTGGCGCAAGATCCGCTCGGGCGACCTGCGCCTCCTGTTCGTCTCGCCGGAACGCCTCCTGATGGACGGCTGCATGGACGCGCTGCGCGGCGCCGGGGTGCGGCGGCTCGCCGTGGACGAGGCGCATTGCGTCTCGCAATGGGGCCACGACTTCCGCCCCGAATACCGCGAGATCGCCCGAGCCCGCGAGGCGCTCGGCAACGTGCAGACGCTGGCGCTCACTGCCACCGCCGACGCGGCCACCCGGGCCGAGATTGCCGAACGGTTGTTCCCGGCGGGGCGGCCGCCCAAAACCTTCGTCCACTCGTTCGACCGGCCGAACATCCGGCTGACCTTTCAGCCCAAGGACAACCCGACCCGCCAGCTGGAGCGCTTCCTGCGCGACCGGCGGGCGGAAAGCGGCATCATCTACTGCTCGTCGCGCAAGCGCGTGGAGCAACTGGCCGACACCCTGAAGGGCGACGGCTTCAACGCCCTGCCCTACCATGCCGGGCTCGACCAGGGCGTGCGGGCAAGGAACCAGGACACCTTCCTGCAGGAGGACGGCGTGGTGATGACCGCCACGATCGCCTTCGGCATGGGCATCAACAAGCCGGATGTGCGCTACGTCTGCCACGCCGACATGCCGACCAACATCGAGGGCTACTATCAGGAGATCGGCCGCGCCGGGCGCGACGGGCTGCCCTCCGACACCCTGACGCTCTATGGCCTCGACGACATGGCGCTGCGCCGCCGCCAGATCGATGAGAAGGAGATCTCGGAGGAGCGCCGCCGCGTCGAGCGGCGCAAGCTCGAGGCGATGATCGCCCTATGCGAGGGCGCCGCCTGCCGCCGTCAATCGCTTCTCGGCTATTTCGGTGAGGCAAGCGAGCGCTGCGGCCGGTGTGACCTGTGCCGCAGCGGCGTCTCGCTCATCGACGGGACGGTGGCGGCTCAGAAGCTGCTCTCGGCGATCGTGCGCACCGGCCAGCGCTTCGGTGCGGCCTATGTCTGCGACGTGGTTCACGGCAAGGAGAGCGAACCGATCCGCCGCAACGGCCACACGGCGCTGAAGACCTTCGGCGTGGGTGCCGACAAACCTGTGGCGGCCTGGCGCGCCCTGTTGCGCCAACTCTTCGCCGCCGGAGCGGTCGCCGAGAATACCGACGGCTACGGCGGTCTCGTGATGACCGAGAAGGGCGAGGCGATCCTGTTCGGGCGCGAGGCGATCGAGGTCAGGCCCGATCCCGAGCCGAAGAAGGCCGAGCCGCGCGGCCGACGCCCGTCGGCACGCGACGACGAGGCAAACGCGCTGAGCGAGGCCGACGAGGCCTTGTTTCAGCACCTCCGGGGCTTGCGTGCCACCATCGCCCGTGCCGAGGGCATCGCAGCCTTCATGGTGTTCCCCGATCGAACACTGATCGAAATGGCGCGGTCGAAACCCGTCGATCTCTGGGCCCTGCGCTCCGTCCACGGCGTCGGCGAGCGCAAGCGCGACGCCTACGGCGAGCGGTTCACCGATGCGATCCGCGAATTTCTGGACGACGCCAAAAAGGCCGGGTGAGGCTCATCGGCCGGCCGATCACCGCGCCCGGTTACCTTCTCGCGATCGGGCGGCGACTCGGCGGGACCGCCTGTCGCGTGTCGGCTGGCTTGCCATGCAAGGGTTATCCACATATTGTCCACAGAAAGAACATAACACGAACATAGGCCGCCGGCAGAGGCGGCGCGCTTCCGCTCACGGGCCCTGTCCACATCCTGAGGGACGCACCATGAGAACCGCCGACAAGCAGATTGCCGATATCCTCGTGCGCTACGGCGAGCCCTTCGCGGGCAACGTCTGGCGCGTGCAGGGCACCGCCGTCATCTATCACAAGACCCTGGAGCGGATCGCCGCCCATACCAAGATCCGCTTCGACCCGCCCACCCTCCTGCGCAGCGAGCGCGACGAGGCGGTGATCCTCGTCACCGGCCGCATGCCGGGCGAGAAGGCGGGCGAGGAGCGGATCGAGTGGTCGATCGGCGAGGCGCTGGTGAACGTGAACTACCGCGTTTCCGGCCGGCAGGCGGCCTATGTCTACGCCATGGCCGAGAAACGGGCGAAGGATCGGGTGATCCTCAAGCTGATCGAGCTGCACGGCCTCGTCTATTCCGAGGAGGAGGCGGACGAGTTCCGCCAGAACCAGCCCATGGCAATCCGGGCCGTGGACGAGGATTTCGACGCCACCCCGGCCTTCGATGAGGTGACCGAGCAGGAGGCCGATCTCAAGCGTCTGATCGACGAGGCGGAATCGATCAACGCGGTGACCGACCTGATGCTCGACGAGCGGACGCAAGGCATCCTCAACGCCATGCCGCACGGCACCCGCGAGGAGGTGCGCGACTACGCCAAGGCGCGCCTGCGGGCGCTGGGCTGGCCGCCGGCCAAGAAGGGCGGGCGCGGCAGCCGCGCGGCATAACCAGAATCCGAAGGTCTCGATCTCTCCAAACCATGATGGGGTGAGGGCATGAACGCGCCGGTCCGGCCGCCCGATCTCGACCTGCTCGCGGGCTCGGTCGAGCGCGTCACCTTCCACAGCGCCGAGACCGGCTTCTGCGTCCTGAAGGTTCATGCCCGCGGCCGGCGCGATCTCGTGCCGGTGGTAGGCCATGCCCCCGCCATCGCCGCCGGGGAGTGGCTGACGGCCGCCGGGCGCTGGGTGACCGACCGCGAGCACGGCCTCCAGTTCCGCGCCGACACACTTCAGGTCACGCCCCCGACCGGGATCGAGGGGATCGAGCGCTACTTGGCCTCGGGTCAGATGCGCGGCATTGGCCCGATGATGGCCAAGCGCATCGTCGCCGCCTTCGGCGAGGCGGTGTTCGAGATCATCGAGGCCGAACCGGCCCGCCTCACCGAGGTCGAGGGCATCGGCCGCAAGCGCGCCGCCCGCATCGTCAAGGGCTGGGCCGAGCAGAAGGCCGTGCGGGAGATCATGATCTTCCTGCACGCCCACGGCGTCGGCACGGCGCGGGCAACCCGCATCTTCCGCACCTACGGCTGCGATGCGCTGAAGGTGATGGCGGAGGATCCCTATCGCCTCGCCCGCGACATCCGCGGTATCGGCTTTCGCACGGCGGATGCCATCGCGCTGCGCCTCGGCCTCGCCCGCGATGCGCCGCAACGGCTCGCCGCCGGCGTATCCTACGCCCTGCAGGCGGCGATGGACGAGGGGCATTGCGGCCTGCCCGTCGAGCGGTTGGTAAGCCTCGCCGCCGAACTGCTCGACGTCGCAGCCGACCTCGTTCGCATCGCTGCCGCGCTCGCCCTGCGCGAGGGCCGCGACGTCGTCGCGGACACGTTGCGCGGCGAACCCTGCCTGTTTCTCAAGGGGCTGCACGGGGCCGAGCGCGCCATCGCGATGCGGCTCGTCGAGCGTGCCGCCGGCACCCCGCCCTGGCCGGCCATCGATCTCGCCCTGGCCCGTCCCTGGGTCGAGGCCAGGACCGGGAAGACCCTCTCCGCCTCGCAGGCCGAAGCGATCGGTCTGGTTCTGTGCTCGAAATTGTGCGTGCTCACCGGCGGGCCCGGCGTCGGCAAGACCAGCACTCTCGATGCGATCCTGCGCATCCTCACCGCCAAGGGCGTGCGGGTTCTGCTCGCCGCCCCCACCGGCAGGGCGGCCAAGCGCATGGCCGAACAGACGGGACTGGAGGCGCGTACCCTCCACCGCCTGCTGGAGATCGACCCGCGCAACGGCGGACTTCAGCGCGACGAAGGCAACCCCCTCGACTGCGACCTTCTCGTCGTCGACGAGACCTCGATGGTCGACGTGCCGCTGATGCATGCCCTGCTCAAGGCGGTGCCGGAGCATGCGGGCCTGATCCTCGTCGGCGACGTCGACCAGCTGCCCTCCGTCGGTCCCGGCCAGATCCTGGCCGACGTGATCGCCTCCAACCGGGTGCCGGTGGCGCGGCTCACCGAAATCTTCCGGCAGGCGGCGGAGAGCCGGATTGTCGTCAACGCTCACAACATCAACACCGGCCGCATGCCGGCAGCCGCGCCGAAGGGCGAGGCGAGCGACTTCTACAGTGTCGAGATCGAGGACGCGGACGAGGGCGTCGACCGGCTCGTCGATCTCGTGGCCCGGCGCATCCCACTCCGATTCGGCCTCGACCCGGCCCGTGATATCCAGGTGCTGACGCCGATGATCCGCGGCTCGCTCGGCAGCCGCAACCTCAACCACGCCCTGCAGCGCGTGCTGAATCCCTCGCCCCCGGCGCAGGTCGAGCGCTTCGGCTGGCGCTTCGCACCCGGCGACCGTGTGATGGAAACCCGCAACGACTACGACCGCGACGTGTTCAACGGCGATCTCGGCACGGTCCAAGCCATCGATGCCGAGGAGGAGGCGCTCAGCGTCGATTTTGACGGCCGCCCGGTGATCTATCCCTTCGCCGAGCTCGACACGCTGGTCCCCGCTTTCGCCACCACGATCCACAAGGCGCAAGGCTCGGAATATCCGGCCGTGGTGATCCCGGTGGTGACGCAGCACCGCACCATGCTCGCGCGCAACCTCCTCTATACCGGCGTCACCCGCGGGCGCCGCCTGGTGGTGCTGGTCGGTCAGCGCCGGGCGATCGGAATGGCGATCCGTGAGAGTTCCGCCCGACGGCGCTGGACCAAGCTGCGGGAATGGATCGAGGCGGACTGACGGCAGAGTTGTAACCGATTTGCCCTCGCCCCAGGCCTTGCTCATCGTGTAGGCAGCGGGAGAACCGGCGGCGTCTTCGGCGCGCCCGGTCCCTCCACGAGGCGAGCGCCCCGCTATTCCTGATCCCGACCACACGCAGCCGGTGCGGCAGGTCTTCTATCTGCCGGGTTTCGATCCCCGCGAGCCGGAAACCTATTGGGGCCTGTTCCGCCGCGAGAGTCGCCTCACGGCCGAGCGGCGCGGCCTGACGATCGCCGTCGGTGAACCGGTCCGGTCCGAGGATGGCATCAGCCTCGATTGGGATGTGCGGAGCGAGGCCGATGGTGCCGCGACGCGGGTGCGTTACAGCCTCCTTCGCTGGGACGACATCGTCCGCGACCGCTTTCCCCGTTCCAACCTGCGCCGGCTCGCAAGCCTTCCGGGATTGGGATGGCGCCTTTGGCGGTCCGGCTACATGCGAAAGCTCCAACGCGAGGCGCGCCGCTTCTACCGGGTCATTGCTAGCGTCCATCATTTCTATCTGGTCTTCGTTCTGGCGAGCCTCGCGCTTGCCGTCGCGGCGGTGACGCTGACGCCGCTCGCGCAGCTGCCTCCCCTGGCTTGCGCGGCCCTCGTTCCGGTGCTCGCCTACGTGATCCTGGCGTTCCTCACCCAGCTGACACGCGGGAAACCGCTCTACGTCACCCATCTCGTCGACGATACCGCCTTCACGCACGACCATGCCTCGGGATGCGAGACCGCGATGCGCGCGCGCCTGGGGCCGTGGGCGGAGCGCATCCGGAGGGCCGAGGGTCAAGCCCACGAGATCGTGGTGATCGGGCATTCCTCGTCGAGCTTTCTCGCCTTCGAGTGCCTCGACCGCATCCTTCAATCCGATCCCGGCTTCGGCCGGCGCGGCACCCCGGTGACGCTGGTGACCATCGGCAGCGTGATCCCGTGGATCACCCTCGATCCGCGGGCAGACGAGACGCGGCGGGCGCTCGATCGGATCGGCCGCGACGCCGCGATCGGCTGGCTCGACATCCGCGCCAACTGGGATTGGCTCTCGATCCATTTGCGCGATCCGGTCAGCGCCTCAGGCCTGACGGCACCGCCCCGCGACCGCTTCGCGGTGATGCGCGTCGAGATCGAGGACCTGATCGAGCCGGCGCTGGTCGCGCGACGGCGCTGGAACCTGTTCCGCATGCATTTCCAGCTCCTGATGTCGAGCCGGTCGCGGAACGGCTTCGACTACGTCGCCTTCGTGGCGGGACCAGAGCCGGTCCATGAGGCGGTGGAGCGCTGCCGGAGGCAGCGCGTCGTGGCCGCGACCCCGGAATTCACCTGACGGAAAAGGCGGAACCGGCTTGTGCGCAAGCCGACAGCGGCCGTACGCGCCCTTTGCAGCGCGTGCTGATCCGCTCTAGAGCGATGCACAAAGTCAATTCGCTTCGCAGCGAACCTCTCGGGTTCGCCTCCGACCGGCTCCGAGTGGAGCTGGATCGACACGCGAGAGAGGTTTGGGACAGGACCCTCGGATGTTTCGCAACGATGTTCCGATCACTCCCGAGCTGGTGCGCCAGCACGGCCTGACACCCGACGAGTACGAGCGCTTCCGCGCCCTCGTCGGCCGTGAGCCGACTTTGACCGAGCTCGGCATCGTTTCGGCGATGTGGAACGAGCACTGCTCCTACAAGTCCTCGCGCAAGCACCTGCGCGGCCTGCCGACCTCGGCGCCGTGGGTGATCCAGGGACCGGGCGAGAACGCGGGCGTCATCGACATCGGCGACGGGCTGGCCTGCGTCTTCAAGATGGAGAGCCACAACCACCCGAGCTTCATCGAGCCCTATCAGGGCGCGGCGACCGGGGTCGGCGGCATCCTGCGCGACGTGTTCACCATGGGCGCGCGCCCGATCGCGGCGCTCAACGCCCTGCGCTTCGGCTCGCCCGACCATCCGCGCACCCGCCACCTCGTCTCGGGTGTCGTCGCGGGTGTGGGCGGCTACGGCAATTCCTTCGGCGTGCCGACGGTGGGCGGCCTCGTCGGCTTCCATCGGCGCTACGACGGCAACATCCTCGTCAACGCCATGGCGGTGGGCCTCGCGCGGACCGATGCGATCTTCTACGCGGCGGCCACCGGCGTCGGGAATCCGATCGTCTATCTCGGCTCAAAGACCGGCCGCGATGGCATCCACGGCGCGACCATGGCCTCGGCCGAGTTCGACGAGGCCAGCGAGTCGAAGCGTCCGACCGTGCAGGTCGGCGACCCCTTCGCCGAGAAGCTGCTGCTGGAGGCCTGCCTTGAGCTGATGGCCTCCGGCGCCGTCATCGCGATCCAGGACATGGGCGCGGCGGGCCTGACCTGCTCGGCCGTCGAGATGGGCGCCAAGGGCGATCTCGGCGTCGAGCTGCATCTGGAGAACGTGCCGACCCGCGAAGAGGGCATGACCCCCTACGAGATGATGCTCTCGGAGAGCCAGGAGCGCATGCTCATGGTGCTCAAGCCCGGCATGGAGGCCGAGGCCGAGGCGATCTTCGTGAAGTGGGGCCTCGACTTCGCCGTCATCGGCCACACCACCAATACGCTGCGCTTCGTCATCAAGCACAACGGCGAGACCGTCGCCGACCTGCCGATCAAGGAGCTCGGCGACGAGGCGCCGCTCTACGACCGGCCGCACATCGCCAACACGCACCAGCCGGTCATCGCGGCCGCGAGCGTCGAGGCCAGCGTGCCGAACGCGGAGGCGCTCAAGCGCCTGATCGGCTCGCCGGAACTCGCTTCGAAGCGCTGGGTCTACGAGCAGTACGATCACTTCATCCTCGGCAACACCGTGCAGAAACCGGGCGGCGACGCGGCGATCGTGCGGGTCGAGGACGGGCCGAAGGGCCTCGCGATCTCCACCGACGTGACCCCGCGCTACTGCGAGGCCGATCCGGTCGAGGGCGGCCGGCAGGCCGTGGCGGAGGCGTGGCGCAACATCACTGCCGTCGGCGGGCGCCCGCTGGCGATCACCGACAACCTCAATTTCGGCAATCCGGAAAAGCCCGAGGTGATGGGCCAGCTCGTCGGCTGCCTGAAGGGAATCGGTGAGGCCTGCCTCGCCCTCGACTTCCCCGTCGTCTCCGGCAACGTCTCGCTCTACAACGAGACCAACGGCGTCGGCATCCTGCCGACCCCGACCATCGGCGGCGTCGGCGTCATGGACGACGTGGAGCGCCACGCGACGGTCGCGCTCAAGCGCGAGGGCGACGTTCTGGTGCTGATCGGTCGCACCGAGGGCTGGCTCGGCCAGTCGCTCTATCTCTCGGAGATTGCCCGCCGCGAGGAGGGCGCGCCGCCGCCCGTCGATCTCGCCGTCGAGCGCCGCAACGGCGATTTCGTGCGCAGCCTGATCGTTTCAGGGATCGTCGACACCGTGCACGACCTCTCCGACGGCGGCCTCGCCGTGGCGCTCGCCGAGATGGCGATGGCCGGCGGGATCGGCGCGGCACTCCCCGCGGCGCCCGACGGCGTGCCGGCCCATGCCTACCTGTTCGGCGAGGATCAGGCTCGCTACCTGATCGCGGTGCCCGCCGAGGCGGCGGCCG
Proteins encoded:
- the purL gene encoding phosphoribosylformylglycinamidine synthase subunit PurL; this translates as MFRNDVPITPELVRQHGLTPDEYERFRALVGREPTLTELGIVSAMWNEHCSYKSSRKHLRGLPTSAPWVIQGPGENAGVIDIGDGLACVFKMESHNHPSFIEPYQGAATGVGGILRDVFTMGARPIAALNALRFGSPDHPRTRHLVSGVVAGVGGYGNSFGVPTVGGLVGFHRRYDGNILVNAMAVGLARTDAIFYAAATGVGNPIVYLGSKTGRDGIHGATMASAEFDEASESKRPTVQVGDPFAEKLLLEACLELMASGAVIAIQDMGAAGLTCSAVEMGAKGDLGVELHLENVPTREEGMTPYEMMLSESQERMLMVLKPGMEAEAEAIFVKWGLDFAVIGHTTNTLRFVIKHNGETVADLPIKELGDEAPLYDRPHIANTHQPVIAAASVEASVPNAEALKRLIGSPELASKRWVYEQYDHFILGNTVQKPGGDAAIVRVEDGPKGLAISTDVTPRYCEADPVEGGRQAVAEAWRNITAVGGRPLAITDNLNFGNPEKPEVMGQLVGCLKGIGEACLALDFPVVSGNVSLYNETNGVGILPTPTIGGVGVMDDVERHATVALKREGDVLVLIGRTEGWLGQSLYLSEIARREEGAPPPVDLAVERRNGDFVRSLIVSGIVDTVHDLSDGGLAVALAEMAMAGGIGAALPAAPDGVPAHAYLFGEDQARYLIAVPAEAAADLLYSASAQGIDAATVGIVGGDSLVLPGEETISVAALKAAHEGWFPAYMASQPAAPAA